The following proteins are encoded in a genomic region of Agromyces sp. CF514:
- the rpsG gene encoding 30S ribosomal protein S7: MPRKGPAPKRPVVADPVYGSPVVSQLVNKILVDGKKDLAQRIVYEALENVAAKSGQDAVATLKKALDNVRPTLEVRSRRVGGSTYQVPVEVKPHRANTLALRWLTSYAKARREKTMTERLTNEILDASNSLGAAVKRREDTHKMAESNRAFAHYRW; the protein is encoded by the coding sequence ATGCCTCGCAAGGGACCCGCTCCGAAGCGCCCCGTCGTCGCAGACCCCGTCTACGGCTCGCCGGTCGTCAGCCAGCTCGTCAACAAGATCCTCGTCGACGGCAAGAAGGACCTCGCTCAGCGCATCGTGTACGAGGCGCTCGAGAACGTGGCCGCCAAGTCCGGCCAGGACGCCGTCGCCACCCTCAAGAAGGCGCTCGACAACGTGCGCCCCACCCTCGAGGTGCGCTCGCGCCGCGTCGGCGGTTCGACCTACCAGGTCCCCGTCGAGGTCAAGCCGCACCGCGCCAACACCCTCGCCCTCCGCTGGCTCACGAGCTACGCGAAGGCCCGTCGCGAGAAGACGATGACCGAGCGTCTCACCAACGAGATCCTCGACGCGTCGAACAGCCTCGGTGCAGCCGTCAAGCGTCGTGAAGACACGCACAAGATGGCCGAGTCGAACCGCGCATTCGCCCACTACCGCTGGTAG
- a CDS encoding YigZ family protein, protein MHATSGAYTTVAARVRTELEIERSRFICVLDRAGDEDAARAVVAAVRSAEPKARHHCTAFVIGARGELARSSDDGEPSGTAGQPMLEALRGEGLSDVVAVVSRYFGGVLLGTGGLVRAYTASVQESARAAVRVTRSLRTTVEVHADYERGPALEAELRRIGHPPLHVEYGDGMRIDVGVPPSATDAFVARVAELTGGAARAVPRGTVYVDDPA, encoded by the coding sequence ATGCACGCGACATCCGGGGCCTACACGACCGTCGCGGCGCGCGTTCGGACGGAGCTCGAGATCGAGCGCTCGCGGTTCATCTGCGTGCTCGATCGCGCGGGCGACGAGGATGCCGCGCGTGCGGTGGTCGCGGCCGTGCGGTCGGCCGAGCCCAAGGCGCGGCACCACTGCACGGCGTTCGTCATCGGAGCCCGCGGCGAGCTCGCGAGGTCGAGCGACGACGGCGAGCCGTCCGGCACGGCCGGGCAGCCCATGCTCGAGGCGCTGCGGGGCGAGGGGCTCTCCGACGTCGTGGCCGTCGTCAGCCGGTACTTCGGCGGCGTGCTGCTCGGCACGGGCGGGCTCGTGCGCGCGTACACCGCGTCGGTGCAGGAGTCGGCGAGGGCCGCGGTGCGCGTCACGCGCAGCCTGCGCACGACGGTCGAGGTGCACGCCGACTACGAGCGCGGGCCTGCGCTCGAGGCCGAGCTCCGCCGGATCGGGCACCCTCCGCTGCACGTCGAGTACGGCGACGGCATGCGCATCGACGTCGGCGTGCCGCCCTCGGCGACCGACGCCTTCGTCGCGCGCGTCGCCGAGCTCACGGGTGGCGCGGCACGTGCAGTGCCCCGCGGCACGGTCTACGTCGACGACCCGGCCTGA
- a CDS encoding DUF6121 family protein — translation MDPRRTAWVVAGFAAALYVAVVVCAYGFVSLLADVEVVADPQVGVLVVPVAVGASALALLLTLGLRLARPERMSATVVLAAFASWATLVVVAVIGHVAASTGDVLESVAFGILFGLGWFGLLVPVAAAVVTGFAVLVARGRDHGMRRPRWPWEHDDEE, via the coding sequence ATGGACCCCCGACGCACGGCCTGGGTCGTCGCCGGGTTCGCGGCGGCGCTCTACGTCGCCGTCGTCGTCTGCGCCTACGGGTTCGTGAGCCTGCTGGCCGACGTCGAGGTCGTCGCCGACCCGCAGGTCGGGGTGCTCGTCGTGCCCGTCGCGGTCGGGGCATCCGCCCTGGCGCTGCTGCTGACGCTCGGCCTGCGCCTGGCGCGCCCCGAGCGCATGTCGGCGACCGTCGTGCTCGCCGCGTTCGCGAGCTGGGCGACGCTCGTGGTCGTCGCCGTCATCGGGCACGTGGCCGCCTCGACGGGCGACGTGCTCGAGAGCGTGGCGTTCGGCATTCTGTTCGGGCTGGGCTGGTTCGGCCTGCTCGTGCCGGTCGCGGCTGCGGTCGTCACGGGGTTCGCGGTGCTCGTGGCCCGGGGCCGCGACCACGGCATGCGACGTCCGCGCTGGCCGTGGGAGCACGACGACGAGGAATGA
- a CDS encoding spermidine/putrescine ABC transporter substrate-binding protein — MEGSVEARVSHEVDRWLQWLPRWRPGTHRSRVRLCQRCFGSPILAAAGLDVDVPHPVQHSFSMRMKGVIDLAVDDYTARNLPMLHREIRLAEERKARRPYRAGEGLDPEFAGLEVDPEPVADQPFLFTLGGLEQETAAEAAEPAPRPFTPDEKDALREEVRLADEFAKQLGRRICVELAQHRYRIGNAIERLVEPQVAEMLADLDRELDAPGWPS; from the coding sequence GTGGAGGGATCGGTCGAGGCGCGCGTGAGCCACGAGGTCGACCGCTGGCTGCAGTGGCTGCCGCGGTGGCGCCCGGGCACGCATCGCTCGCGCGTGCGCCTGTGCCAGCGCTGCTTCGGCTCGCCGATCCTGGCCGCAGCCGGCCTCGACGTCGACGTGCCGCATCCGGTGCAGCACTCGTTCTCGATGCGCATGAAGGGCGTGATCGACCTCGCGGTCGACGACTACACGGCTCGCAACCTGCCGATGCTGCACCGGGAGATCCGCCTCGCCGAGGAACGCAAGGCGCGCCGCCCGTACCGCGCCGGCGAAGGACTCGACCCCGAGTTCGCCGGCCTCGAGGTCGACCCCGAGCCGGTCGCCGACCAGCCGTTCCTGTTCACGCTCGGCGGACTCGAGCAGGAGACCGCGGCCGAGGCGGCCGAGCCCGCGCCGAGGCCCTTCACGCCCGACGAGAAGGACGCGCTCCGCGAGGAGGTGCGCCTGGCCGACGAGTTCGCGAAGCAGCTCGGACGCCGCATCTGCGTCGAGCTCGCGCAGCACCGGTACCGCATCGGCAACGCGATCGAGCGGCTGGTCGAACCGCAGGTCGCCGAGATGCTGGCCGACCTCGACCGGGAGCTCGACGCGCCGGGCTGGCCGAGCTGA
- the rpsL gene encoding 30S ribosomal protein S12, with amino-acid sequence MPTIQQLVRKGRSPKVTKTKAPALKANPQQRGVCTRVYTTTPKKPNSALRKVARVKLSNGTEVTAYIPGEGHNLQEHSMVLVRGGRVKDLPGVRYKIIRGALDTQAVKNRKQARSRYGAKMEKK; translated from the coding sequence GTGCCAACGATTCAGCAGTTGGTCCGCAAGGGTCGCTCGCCGAAGGTCACCAAGACCAAGGCTCCCGCCCTGAAGGCCAACCCCCAGCAGCGCGGCGTGTGCACGCGCGTGTACACCACCACCCCGAAGAAGCCGAACTCCGCGCTCCGCAAGGTCGCCCGTGTGAAGCTCTCCAACGGCACCGAGGTCACCGCCTACATCCCCGGTGAGGGCCACAACCTGCAGGAGCACTCGATGGTGCTCGTTCGCGGCGGTCGTGTGAAGGACCTCCCGGGTGTCCGTTACAAGATCATCCGCGGCGCCCTCGACACGCAGGCCGTGAAGAACCGCAAGCAGGCTCGCAGCCGCTACGGCGCGAAGATGGAGAAGAAGTAA